The following are encoded in a window of Brevinema andersonii genomic DNA:
- a CDS encoding GNAT family N-acetyltransferase yields MVTIRFFTPDDLLAVCELATYFELSPYQVDPEFRQLSTVKVPFLITHNLSNPDIITLIAENDDKQVIGFISFVFEKNMVQFLESNFQNKDLFASILFLSVNQKYRCQGIGKLLLKSCLKYLKDQGIYYIRIGTDYGNFQALSLYQKVGFKLSMLWHIYRIYKKELKYQSSNIFKDWKNCDDWSENPEIFLRRRPIPWYYDPQSSKQQIYYYILERFEEQLSTKKLITVQKQINNKSLGIILQRDIFLEQGYQLKGYIYHITDLLESPSRGEFLSEFLKDTFLELPNLLMAEIWIPSHDYLSQKIVQKAGMKFCYGGISLFLNLLNHTDK; encoded by the coding sequence ATGGTTACGATTCGTTTTTTCACCCCAGATGATTTATTAGCTGTATGTGAATTAGCTACTTATTTTGAATTGTCTCCTTACCAAGTTGATCCAGAATTTAGACAGTTATCTACTGTTAAAGTTCCATTTCTTATCACACATAACCTTTCAAATCCTGATATTATTACTCTAATAGCAGAAAATGATGATAAACAAGTAATAGGATTTATTTCTTTTGTTTTTGAAAAAAATATGGTTCAATTTTTAGAATCAAATTTTCAAAATAAAGATCTATTTGCATCCATTTTGTTTCTATCTGTTAATCAGAAATATCGTTGTCAAGGAATAGGGAAATTATTACTAAAATCTTGTCTTAAATATCTAAAAGATCAAGGAATTTATTATATTAGAATAGGAACAGATTATGGTAACTTCCAAGCATTATCTTTGTATCAAAAAGTAGGCTTTAAACTGAGTATGTTATGGCATATATATAGAATTTATAAGAAAGAATTGAAATATCAATCTTCCAATATTTTTAAAGATTGGAAAAATTGTGATGATTGGTCTGAAAATCCAGAAATATTTTTACGTCGTAGACCAATTCCATGGTATTATGACCCTCAATCAAGTAAACAACAAATCTATTACTATATTTTAGAACGTTTTGAAGAACAATTAAGTACGAAGAAATTAATTACAGTTCAAAAGCAGATAAACAATAAATCATTGGGCATTATTCTACAAAGAGATATTTTTTTGGAACAAGGTTATCAATTGAAAGGATATATTTATCATATTACAGATCTACTTGAATCGCCATCACGAGGAGAATTTTTATCAGAGTTTCTAAAAGATACTTTTTTAGAGCTTCCTAATTTATTAATGGCAGAAATATGGATACCATCGCATGATTATTTGAGTCAAAAAATAGTACAAAAAGCTGGCATGAAGTTTTGCTATGGAGGTATTTCATTATTTCTTAATTTGTTAAATCATACCGATAAATGA
- a CDS encoding sugar phosphate nucleotidyltransferase: protein MKAFIFAAGYGTRNLPITKSVPKELFPLYNKTALDFILEECAEAGIYELVILTSSRKVLLENYFDRDVELEISLTESNKIKELNLLHYTDQFKVSFIHQQEMKGTGHALISAGFLLDKEPFVAFFPDDIVLHTPGGALQVLNLYKETRCSVLGAREEYHNISAYGVIESIEKNNVCYVTKIVEKPKADEAKSNLVSVGRFVYTPEFMDALKTEYMSHKQGEFYPMGAMMQMAKAEKLVVKKLLGQVLDTGNQDSYLNAILEYAYTTIEGKKIIDSFINRLS from the coding sequence ATGAAAGCATTTATTTTTGCCGCAGGATATGGTACAAGAAATCTTCCGATCACTAAATCTGTGCCAAAAGAATTATTTCCTCTCTACAACAAAACAGCATTAGATTTTATTTTGGAAGAATGTGCAGAAGCTGGAATTTATGAATTAGTTATTTTAACAAGTAGTCGAAAAGTCTTATTAGAAAATTATTTTGATCGTGATGTAGAATTAGAAATATCTCTTACAGAATCCAATAAAATTAAAGAGTTAAATCTTTTACATTACACCGATCAGTTTAAAGTATCTTTTATCCACCAGCAAGAAATGAAAGGTACAGGTCATGCTCTTATTAGTGCTGGATTTTTACTAGATAAAGAGCCTTTTGTTGCATTTTTTCCTGATGATATAGTGCTTCATACACCAGGAGGTGCTTTGCAAGTCCTTAATCTTTATAAAGAAACTCGATGTTCTGTATTGGGTGCACGTGAAGAATATCATAATATTTCTGCCTATGGAGTTATTGAAAGTATAGAAAAAAATAACGTTTGTTATGTAACAAAAATTGTGGAAAAGCCAAAAGCAGATGAAGCTAAATCTAATTTAGTTTCAGTAGGTCGCTTTGTATATACTCCTGAATTTATGGATGCTTTGAAAACTGAATATATGTCTCACAAGCAAGGAGAATTTTATCCTATGGGAGCCATGATGCAAATGGCGAAAGCAGAAAAATTAGTAGTAAAAAAACTACTAGGACAGGTTCTAGATACAGGTAACCAGGATTCTTATTTGAATGCTATACTGGAATACGCATACACTACTATTGAAGGTAAAAAAATCATTGATAGTTTTATTAATCGATTATCATAA
- a CDS encoding sodium:solute symporter, protein MQWHVVNWIVIALYFIGIITIGAFFSKRQKSSRDYFTAGGRVPTFVAACSIYATMLSSLSYIAIPAVVYRTNWTNGIAPLGITVLVVTVAYIFVPFIRRLNITTTYEYLEIRFDRGLRTISAVTFILFHIIRIAVVIYLPTLALMTALPNINPTWLALIAGLFCVAYTSVGGIEGVVWSDFIQTIVLLCGAVAVIWFGFSAVPGNIWDAFYILNEDKKMFPPETMQWNLSTSTIWVVLIGSYFSAIYNYIGSQDIVQRYTTVKNLKEAQKSLLMNIPLLLMSVIIFIGMGSSIYLYYKFNGPVPELSRPDAILPFMVITAMPRVFSGLVIAAILAAAQSTISSSLNSVATCIVSDLIVPNKKLSDYQKLKLGKYSSWIIGIIGTYFALVFLNARQNNMFLYIQTITAMLGGPIATVFLIGIFFKRAGSPAAWIGFFTSVMLSLILTNPLNIINTFNASYVAPKLYEFSLHIIIIGGGLLAGFIASFIPSKISEEQIIPLTIEGLKDISDIN, encoded by the coding sequence ATGCAATGGCATGTTGTCAATTGGATCGTTATTGCTTTATATTTTATTGGCATAATAACGATAGGTGCTTTTTTTTCAAAACGTCAAAAAAGCTCTCGTGATTATTTTACTGCAGGAGGACGTGTGCCCACCTTTGTAGCAGCTTGCAGTATATATGCAACAATGCTTTCTTCATTATCTTATATTGCTATTCCAGCTGTTGTGTACCGCACTAATTGGACAAATGGAATCGCTCCTTTAGGTATTACAGTGCTTGTAGTTACAGTAGCTTATATTTTTGTACCTTTTATTAGACGTCTAAATATTACTACTACTTATGAGTATCTTGAAATTCGTTTTGATAGAGGATTAAGGACCATTAGCGCTGTGACTTTTATTCTTTTTCATATTATCCGTATTGCTGTTGTTATCTATTTGCCTACACTTGCATTAATGACTGCCTTACCTAATATTAATCCTACATGGCTAGCTCTTATAGCGGGACTTTTTTGTGTTGCTTACACATCTGTAGGAGGTATTGAAGGAGTAGTTTGGAGTGATTTTATTCAAACAATAGTATTATTATGTGGAGCGGTTGCTGTGATTTGGTTTGGATTTAGTGCTGTTCCAGGAAATATATGGGATGCATTTTATATCTTAAATGAAGATAAGAAGATGTTTCCTCCTGAAACAATGCAATGGAATTTATCTACTTCGACAATTTGGGTTGTTTTGATTGGTTCCTATTTTAGTGCTATTTATAATTATATAGGAAGTCAAGATATTGTGCAGCGTTATACTACTGTAAAAAATCTTAAAGAAGCTCAAAAATCTCTTTTAATGAATATACCTCTTCTTTTAATGAGTGTTATTATTTTTATCGGTATGGGATCATCAATTTATCTTTATTACAAATTTAATGGACCGGTGCCTGAATTAAGCCGTCCTGATGCGATTTTACCATTTATGGTCATCACTGCAATGCCCCGTGTTTTTTCAGGACTTGTCATTGCAGCTATCTTAGCTGCTGCACAATCAACAATTTCTTCATCATTAAATTCTGTAGCTACTTGCATTGTATCTGATTTAATTGTACCTAATAAAAAACTTAGTGACTATCAAAAATTAAAATTAGGAAAATATTCCAGTTGGATCATTGGAATTATTGGTACATATTTTGCGCTAGTATTTCTTAATGCTAGACAGAATAATATGTTTCTTTATATACAAACAATTACCGCTATGTTAGGAGGACCAATAGCAACAGTGTTTTTAATAGGAATATTTTTTAAACGAGCTGGATCACCTGCAGCTTGGATTGGTTTTTTTACATCCGTAATGCTATCTTTGATATTGACAAATCCATTAAATATAATTAATACATTTAATGCTTCTTATGTAGCTCCCAAACTCTATGAATTTTCTTTGCATATTATTATTATAGGAGGGGGTTTATTAGCAGGTTTTATAGCAAGCTTTATTCCCTCAAAAATTAGTGAAGAACAAATTATACCTCTGACCATTGAAGGCTTAAAAGATATTTCAGATATTAACTAA
- a CDS encoding polyphenol oxidase family protein produces the protein MYIRFWEKFPNLIVGTTTKNSGNFALNNSQIQHENIYLKRNQFSLELGFDHLLLLSQTHSDIVINADISKLPREGDAFFTSCSQKLLGILTADCMPIFIYHPKAKIIGLVHSGRQGLHNKITNKTLLCIKNQYDIQLKDIYILIGPHICPACYSLDSDILSSFGLSQHEKTLDMPSILIKNLIQLGIPCDQIELSNYCTYCSVVNNEPLFYSHRNGHSERILSFIGMI, from the coding sequence ATGTATATTAGATTTTGGGAAAAATTTCCTAATTTAATTGTTGGAACTACCACTAAAAATTCTGGGAACTTTGCTTTAAATAATTCTCAAATTCAACATGAAAATATTTATCTTAAACGTAACCAATTTTCATTAGAACTGGGTTTTGATCATTTGTTGCTTCTTTCACAGACTCATTCAGATATAGTAATTAATGCAGACATATCTAAACTCCCTCGAGAAGGTGATGCTTTTTTTACATCATGTTCTCAAAAATTACTAGGAATACTTACTGCAGATTGTATGCCTATTTTTATTTATCATCCTAAAGCAAAAATAATAGGTCTCGTACATAGTGGACGTCAGGGGTTACATAACAAAATTACTAATAAAACTTTATTATGCATAAAAAATCAGTATGATATTCAGCTTAAAGATATTTATATTCTGATAGGTCCTCACATTTGTCCAGCATGCTATTCATTGGATTCAGATATTTTATCTTCATTTGGTTTATCTCAACATGAAAAAACACTGGATATGCCATCCATTTTGATCAAAAATTTAATTCAATTAGGGATACCTTGTGATCAAATAGAATTAAGTAATTATTGCACTTATTGCTCTGTTGTGAACAATGAACCTTTATTTTACTCACATCGTAATGGTCATTCTGAAAGAATTTTATCATTTATCGGTATGATTTAA
- a CDS encoding dihydrodipicolinate synthase family protein produces MLNKYKGIFPAFYACYDDQGNISPERIHNLVEFYISKGIKGLYVGGSSGECIYQTFDERKIVLKEVMKVAKNRLIIIAHVGMPSTRDSIILAEYAKECGVDALSSIPPIYFPLSDQSVEEYWGSIAAATDLDFFIYNIPQFTNYSLSKQVYQNLLNYPQIVGVKNSSIDVLDIITQKMYATKEVIVFNGPDEQYLGGRIMGADGGIGGTYGVMPELYLKLEELFISGNLVEAQKLQMAINEIIFELCGFSGHMYSVIKAILKLKGINIGTVRAPLMSVNISDLDKIQKLSEKIEYTVSKFQ; encoded by the coding sequence ATGTTAAATAAATATAAAGGAATATTTCCAGCATTTTATGCGTGTTATGATGATCAAGGTAATATTTCACCAGAAAGAATCCATAACTTAGTAGAATTTTATATTTCTAAAGGAATTAAAGGACTCTATGTAGGAGGTAGCTCGGGAGAATGTATTTATCAAACATTCGATGAAAGAAAAATTGTCCTTAAAGAAGTAATGAAAGTAGCTAAAAATAGACTTATCATAATTGCTCATGTAGGGATGCCTAGTACAAGAGATAGTATTATATTAGCAGAGTATGCTAAAGAATGTGGGGTAGATGCTTTGTCATCGATTCCTCCTATATATTTTCCACTGTCTGATCAATCAGTAGAGGAATATTGGGGCTCTATTGCTGCAGCCACTGACCTTGATTTTTTTATTTATAATATCCCACAATTCACTAATTATAGTCTTTCAAAACAGGTATATCAGAACTTGTTAAATTATCCTCAAATAGTAGGAGTAAAAAATTCTTCTATAGATGTTTTAGATATCATAACTCAAAAAATGTATGCTACAAAAGAAGTTATTGTATTTAATGGCCCAGATGAACAGTATCTGGGAGGCCGCATCATGGGTGCTGATGGTGGAATAGGCGGGACATATGGAGTTATGCCGGAATTATACCTTAAATTAGAAGAATTATTTATTTCTGGCAACTTGGTAGAAGCCCAAAAACTTCAAATGGCTATTAATGAAATTATTTTTGAATTATGTGGATTTTCAGGGCATATGTATTCGGTTATTAAAGCAATTCTTAAATTGAAAGGAATAAATATAGGAACAGTACGAGCTCCTTTAATGTCTGTTAATATTTCGGATCTTGATAAAATTCAGAAGTTAAGTGAAAAAATAGAATATACTGTTTCAAAATTTCAATAA